Below is a window of Christensenella minuta DNA.
GATGGCCGTCACATTACGTCCGAAGCTCGTGAATCTAAAGAGGAACAGCAGGATCACGAAAACGATGATGGTGATGAAGACCGGAATGGGCAGCCCCGCGATATAGCCCTGCGCAAGGTAGGTGAACTCCGGCACCGCAAATCCGCTGACCGCGCCGTTGGTGGTGGACAGCAAGAGGATGCCGCGCACCACGCTCGACATGGCGAAGGTCACAAGGAACGGGGCGATCTTAAGCTGCGTGATTAACAGTCCGTTCAAAATGCCGAACGCTGCGCCCGTCCCGAGCCCCGCCAGTATCCCGAGAAAAATGTTGCCTCCCGCCGCGATAATCATTCCCGTTACCGCGCCCGAATATCCGAGGATCGAACCCACCGAAAGGTCGATGCCGCCGATGGTAAGCACGAACGTCATGCCGAAGCCCACGAGCATCACGAACACCGACTGCAAAAGCAGGTTCTGGATGTTCTCCACCTTCAGGAAAAAGGGCGAGGCAACGGCGAGGAACACGAACAGCGCGATCATGACGACCAGGATGCCAAGCTCGTCAAATTTTTTGGTCTGTGCGACTGCCTGCTTTTTCATGATTCATGCCCTCCCGACGCATACAATGTGATGTTTTCTTCCGTCGCCTGCGCGCGGGTAAATTCGTTCACAATCCTGCCCTGGTGCATGACATAGATGCGGTCCGCAAGGCCCAAAAGCTCGGGGAGCTCGGAGGACACGAGCAGGATTCCCCCGCCCTCTTTTACGAAATCCGCGATCAGCCTGTATATTTCGTGCTTGGCTCCCACATCGATGCCCTGCGTCGGTTCGTCGAAGATCAGCACCTGCGGTTTTGTAAACAGCCATTTCGCCAGGATCACCTTCTGCTGGTTTCCGCCCGAAAGGGACTTTACCTTCTGATAGATGGTCGGCGTTTTTACGCCCAGCCGCTGCACATACTCCTTCGCCGTTTTGACCTCTTTGTTTTTCCGGATGACAAAATTTCCCGCCAGCACTTCCTTGAGGTTCGCAAGCGTAATATTGTCTTTTACGTCCTGTTCGATGAGCACGCCCTGCAGCTTCCTGTTTTCGGGAAGCATGCCGATGCCGCAGCGGATCGCGTCCTTCGGGGTCCTGATGCGGCATTTCCTGCCGTCCACAAACACCGTGCCCGAAGACGTCTTATCCGCTCCCACAATGGCGCGTACGGTCTCGGTACGGCCCGCGCCCGCAAGGCCCGCAAGCCCTACGATCTCTCCCCGGTTCACATGCAGGCTCACATCCTCGAGCACGCCGCGGCGCGAAAGGCCGTTCACGCGCAGGATCTCGCCGCCCACGGGAACGTCTTCTTTTACGATGTAATTGGTGATGGTACGGCCCACCATGCGCGCCACGAGGCCGCCCTCATCCGTATCCTCCGGTCCGACCTCCGCCACATTTTTGCCGTCGCGCATGACCACAATGCGGTCGACTAGCCCAAAAAGCTCACGCAGGTGGTGCGTGATGTAGATTACCGCGATACCCTGCGATTTGAGCATATGCACAAAATCGAACAATACCTGCCGTTCGTGCTCCGCAAGGGCCGCGGTAGGCTCGTCCATGATGACGAGCGAACATTTTATCGACAGCGCCTTCACGATCTCAATCACGCGGTTCTTAAGCGCCCCCAGCTGCCCGACCGGGACGAGCACGTCCTCCACGGTCGGGAAAAATTTTGCATACAATTTCTGTGTTTCTTCGAGCATGGCCTTTTCGTCGAGGCGCTTCACCGCCCTGCCTATTAGCCCCTTCTGCACCTCCCGTCCAAGGTACACGTTCTGCACCGCGGAAAGATGCGGCGCGAGCGAAGGCTCCTGGAAAATCGTGCTGATACCGAGTTCCTGCGCGCGCTTCGGGTCGGTGATGCGGGCGGGCTGCCCGTTTACCCTGATCTCCCCTTCGTCGGGATGATAGAGCCCTGAAAGCATCTTCATCAGCGTGGATTTTCCCGCGCCGTTTTCCCCGACAAGCGCTACGGCTTCGCCCCTGTTTACGCTGAGCGAAACGTCCGAAAGCGCGACCACGCCGGGAAAACGCTTGGTGATGCCCGTCATCTCGATGAAAGCATTGCCGCTGTTTCCCATATTCTTCCCCCCTGTTCTGTTTGATTGCTGCGTATTCGATGGAAGCCGGCCTTCCAAAACCGCATCTGGATTCACCGGCTGGCTTTATCTTAACGGCCTTTCCTTTGCGCCACAAGAAACAAGCTTGTTCCCCTGTCTTCCAATTCTTGCGGTGGCCGGGGCCGCGAAAAAAGCACAAAAAAAGGCGGTGTAAAAGGCTTTTTCTCCTGGCTGGAGGCTCCTTTTGCACCGCCGGGGCAATATCTCTTTCTTGCGCCCGCCCGCAAAAATGTGTAGGTTTTATAACTGATTTTTGTTTCGCTTGCCAGCCTGTCTTTCGCCGTTGTCTTCTTCTTATAAGCCACAGTAAAATGAGCGCTGTTTTTTGATAGCAAGCTATAACAGAGGCGAGTCGTTTTTATTTTGTAAGGCTGCGGGTCTTCAGAACCGGCCGGAACCTGGCGCGGCGGCTTCTCCGCTGTTTCGGCGTTGGCGCGGCAGCTCTTTTTCACATAAAAAAAGGATCACTTGCGCGATCCTTTTTTCGTGCTTTTTTTGCCGTCCTTTTCATTCCCATCCCACTGCGAATAGCAGATAGCGGCGCGCTGTTTACGGTCCGGAAATTTATCCGCGTCCTCTTTTGTCACCTTGGCGATACAGCGCGAAATAAAGGGCTGCTTTTCCTCGTTTTTCTTTGGTTTTGGCAGCGGCATCTTTGCTCATCTCCCGTCTTTCCTCCCCGTTCCCTTTTAATACCCGCGCGGGTATGCCAAAAACATGAAAATCAGGCGGCGCTTTTTGCCAGGTCTTCCAGAAGCTCCTGCATTTTTTCAATGACCGGATCGAGCGCGAGGCCGTAGGCCTCGGCAATGTATGACATACGCGGAAACGCGAGCCACACTTTGCCCTTTTCATCCTCCCACACAGAGATGCGCAGGGGAAGCTCGATGGAAACGCTTTGGTTTTTCTGCATCAGCCTCGTGCCCGCCTCGGGCGAACCGAATACCAGCACCTCGGTGGGCCGCAGGAGCAATCCCGCTTCCTCGGCGTTCCTTTCATGGTCGAATCTCGCAAATATGGGGATGTTCCGTTTTTCCAGTTCCCGTTCTACGCGGGCTACCGTTTCCCTCGAATCAAACGCGCTCTGGTAAATGCACAGCCGCCCGTTCTTTTTTGTTTCCGTCATGGCTTCGTTCTCCGTTTTTTCTTTCTTACCCTATTGATAACACGGAAAGCGCTTCCGGAAACATCGCGCGGCTACATATATTCCGTAAGCCGCGGCAGCTCTTCCTCGGGAAGCTCTGCGACCAGCCGTCCGTTCCTCATCACGAGAGCCCTGTCGCACAGGCCGGCGATCTCGTCCATATCCGAGGAAACGAGGATGATGCCCTTGCCGTCCGCGGCAAGCTCGTTCATCACAATATAAATCTCGCTGCGCGAGACGATGTCGATTCCTTTGGTCGGCTCGTCGAGGAGCAGGATGCTCGCGTTGGAAATAAGCGACCGCCCTACCATCACCTTCTGCTGGTTGCCCCCGCTCAGGAAGCGTATTTCCTGGTGGAGGCTGTCCATTTTGAGATTCAGCTCGATGGACTGGTCCACAACCTCCTCCATCTCCTGCCGGAGGTCGAGAAAGATTCCCCTGCGGATATCCTCGAGTGCGGAAATGGTAAGGTTGGCCGCGACCCCCATGTCAAGGAACAGTCCCGCGTCCATACGGTTTTCGTTTACATACCCGAAGCCGTGGTTCACCGCGTCCGTCGCATTTTTTAGCTCAAGCTCCTCCCCGCGCAGCTTGAGGCGGCCGGAATCCATCTCGAATTCACCGAAAATGGTCTTGATGAGCGCCGTGCGCCCGGAACCGGTTAGCCCCGTGATGCCAAGGATCTCGCCCGCGTACAGCCGCAGGCTGATATCGTGCAGTACGGAACCCATGCTGAGATGGCTGGTCTCGAGCAGTATTTTATCCTGCCGTGCCGCCTTCGGCGGATACAGCCGCAGGGATTCGTTGCCTGAAATAAGGTAGCTGAGCCGCCCCGCGGACAGGCCCTTCGTGCTGCATACCGCCACGTTTTTGCCGTCGCGCAGCGCCGTCACCCGGTCGCACAGCGAAAGCACCTCGCCGATGTTGTGCGTGATATAGATTATGGACCTTCCCTGCGCGCGCATCTCCTTCATAAAGCGCACGAATATCTCCTTTTCCGCGGCCGCGAGGTTTATCATCGGCTCGTCCATGATAAACACCCGGGCGTCTGAAAGGTAGGCCCGGGCGGTGGAGACCATATACCGTTCGCTGGTGCTGAGGTCCCGCACCTTCCTTGCTGCGTCGAGCGCATATCCCATTTTTTCAAACTGGGCGCGCGCATCGGCATACATTTTTTTATAGTGAATGAGCCCGCCCCGTTTCTGCATATCGTTGAGGAAGATATTTTCCGCGACCGTGAGGTCGGGGAGCAGGTTGGTGGCCTGGTACACCGTGAAAATCCCCTCCGCAAGGGCTTCGCGCGGGCTTTTAAACTGCACCTGCCGTCCGCCGAAGGTAATGGTGCCGCTGTCGGCGGGGAACACGCCCGAAAGGATGTTGATGAGCGTGGATTTTCCCGCGCCGTTGAGGCCCACGAGCGCGTGGATTTCCGCGTCGGCAAGCTCGAACGCCACATTTTTCAGAACCGGGTTGCCGACGAACGATTTGTTGATGTTGTTCATGGTGAGCAGCATTTTTGATCTCCCCTTTACACGCCGCGTTTTTAATACATTGCCGCGCCTGTTTGGTCTATACTATAATCATATTCTCCCACGGTCAAGTCTAGCGGGATACCGTATTTCCAGATATGAACAAACTTGTGGAATCAATGCACGATTATTGCGCATTTCCTCCCAGTTGTTGTTTTTCATTGTTTTCACATGCTAAATTAGGGATGGTGTAGCAAACAAGAGGTGCAAATAATGAATTTAAGCCATCCGGTTTTGGTAAGGCCGCCTCAGATACTCTCAAACCAGGTCACCCTGAAAAACAATTTCGATATAGAACGCAAGGACCTCACGGAAACGGAGATTGTTTTAGTGCAGCAAGGGAATGTCAACGCATGGTTTGACGGTATTTCCTATTCCCTTGGGAGCGGCGATATCGTTTTAATCCCCGGGCTTTCGTACCGGCTGTCTTCCCTTGGCGAAAATCCGTGTACGCTGATTACGCTTTATTTGTCATCCTTCCAATACGCCGGCCAGGAGGAGGGCCGCCTGCCCTACGCCCTGCGCGAGACGCTCCTCCCGTGCAGCAATTCAACCGTGCCCATGACGGGGATCATTACGCAG
It encodes the following:
- a CDS encoding DUF302 domain-containing protein, which encodes MTETKKNGRLCIYQSAFDSRETVARVERELEKRNIPIFARFDHERNAEEAGLLLRPTEVLVFGSPEAGTRLMQKNQSVSIELPLRISVWEDEKGKVWLAFPRMSYIAEAYGLALDPVIEKMQELLEDLAKSAA
- a CDS encoding ABC transporter permease, yielding MKKQAVAQTKKFDELGILVVMIALFVFLAVASPFFLKVENIQNLLLQSVFVMLVGFGMTFVLTIGGIDLSVGSILGYSGAVTGMIIAAGGNIFLGILAGLGTGAAFGILNGLLITQLKIAPFLVTFAMSSVVRGILLLSTTNGAVSGFAVPEFTYLAQGYIAGLPIPVFITIIVFVILLFLFRFTSFGRNVTAIGSNREVAFLSGVSCDKVTVGVYMLSGLLAALSGILLAARLTAVQSEMGGGYEMDAIAAAVIGGTSMAGGKGSIVGAIIGAVILGMISNGLDLLSVNQFYRQIIVGAIIIIAVALERFTSRKAQRV
- a CDS encoding sugar ABC transporter ATP-binding protein; the encoded protein is MLLTMNNINKSFVGNPVLKNVAFELADAEIHALVGLNGAGKSTLINILSGVFPADSGTITFGGRQVQFKSPREALAEGIFTVYQATNLLPDLTVAENIFLNDMQKRGGLIHYKKMYADARAQFEKMGYALDAARKVRDLSTSERYMVSTARAYLSDARVFIMDEPMINLAAAEKEIFVRFMKEMRAQGRSIIYITHNIGEVLSLCDRVTALRDGKNVAVCSTKGLSAGRLSYLISGNESLRLYPPKAARQDKILLETSHLSMGSVLHDISLRLYAGEILGITGLTGSGRTALIKTIFGEFEMDSGRLKLRGEELELKNATDAVNHGFGYVNENRMDAGLFLDMGVAANLTISALEDIRRGIFLDLRQEMEEVVDQSIELNLKMDSLHQEIRFLSGGNQQKVMVGRSLISNASILLLDEPTKGIDIVSRSEIYIVMNELAADGKGIILVSSDMDEIAGLCDRALVMRNGRLVAELPEEELPRLTEYM
- a CDS encoding sugar ABC transporter ATP-binding protein, producing MGNSGNAFIEMTGITKRFPGVVALSDVSLSVNRGEAVALVGENGAGKSTLMKMLSGLYHPDEGEIRVNGQPARITDPKRAQELGISTIFQEPSLAPHLSAVQNVYLGREVQKGLIGRAVKRLDEKAMLEETQKLYAKFFPTVEDVLVPVGQLGALKNRVIEIVKALSIKCSLVIMDEPTAALAEHERQVLFDFVHMLKSQGIAVIYITHHLRELFGLVDRIVVMRDGKNVAEVGPEDTDEGGLVARMVGRTITNYIVKEDVPVGGEILRVNGLSRRGVLEDVSLHVNRGEIVGLAGLAGAGRTETVRAIVGADKTSSGTVFVDGRKCRIRTPKDAIRCGIGMLPENRKLQGVLIEQDVKDNITLANLKEVLAGNFVIRKNKEVKTAKEYVQRLGVKTPTIYQKVKSLSGGNQQKVILAKWLFTKPQVLIFDEPTQGIDVGAKHEIYRLIADFVKEGGGILLVSSELPELLGLADRIYVMHQGRIVNEFTRAQATEENITLYASGGHES